The following nucleotide sequence is from Gemmatimonadota bacterium.
GGTAAGACGGGTCCGGCAGGTCCGACAGGTCCGGCTGGCTCCGCAGGCCCGGCTGGTCCGGCAGGTCCGCAGGGTTCGACGGGTCCGGCAGGTCCGGCTGGCGCTGATGGTGCTGATGGCGCTCAGGGTCCGGCAGGTCCGGCTGGTCCGATGGGACCGGCTGGCGCTGATGGTGCTGACGGTGCTGACGGTGCTCAGGGTCCGGCTGGTCCGGCAGGTGCTGATGGCGCTCAGGGTCCGGCAGGTCCGGCAGGTCCTCAGGGTCCGGCAGGTATCCCGGACACCGGTGGCATTGATCCCATCCAGTTGGCTCAGGCACACCACATCGCCATCAAGGTAGGCGACGGGGATAAGGAAAACGCGACGGACGGCGTCTCGACCACTATGAGGGTCGGTGAGGATGTTATGATTGTAGCCGCAGCCCGCGCACAGAGTGAGAAAGTCCTTGAAGGTATCCCTGTTGCGATTGCCATTACCAAGAATGACGACGAAGCCATCACCCTGGAAGACGGCATGATCACCGCCGTCGGGGCCGGTTCGGCCGAAATCACGGCTATGTCGGATTTGGCCGGTATCGCCGGTAAGCTCACGGTCATGGTTACCAAACCGATTGATGAGATCGTTTTCATGGTTGGTACGGGTGACGACGCAGCTGATGGGCCCAGCTCCATCGTTTTAGCCGCGGGCCAGGTGTATAAGGATGAGATTACCGCCGTGGCTCATGATGAAGATGGCAAAGAAATCATGCCGCGTTCCAACTGGTCCTGGACAAGTACCGACAAGGCCGTTGCCACTGTCGCTGCGAGGAAAGATGATGACGACGCGTTAGTGGACAAGGGTGCTCACGGTACGATCACCGGTAAAGGCCCCGGCGACGCCGAGATTATGGCGACAGCCGAAGGTGTGAGCGGAAGTATCTCCGTCAGCGTCTCCGGTCAGGTCCAGACCAGGATCTTGAGGGCATCTACCTCCGATACA
It contains:
- a CDS encoding collagen-like protein is translated as GKTGPAGPTGPAGSAGPAGPAGPQGSTGPAGPAGADGADGAQGPAGPAGPMGPAGADGADGADGAQGPAGPAGADGAQGPAGPAGPQGPAGIPDTGGIDPIQLAQAHHIAIKVGDGDKENATDGVSTTMRVGEDVMIVAAARAQSEKVLEGIPVAIAITKNDDEAITLEDGMITAVGAGSAEITAMSDLAGIAGKLTVMVTKPIDEIVFMVGTGDDAADGPSSIVLAAGQVYKDEITAVAHDEDGKEIMPRSNWSWTSTDKAVATVAARKDDDDALVDKGAHGTITGKGPGDAEIMATAEGVSGSISVSVSGQVQTRILRASTSDTPNNTFVYDRDSDTPAWDPATIAFQVNLYDIFSGDRIAGTVTAVSADTDLATVAVTTQPAAATPGLITVTPVLNPGDGTNDTDTDAGSQSVVITVSTVAADPVRVNFTLTVKDAPE